The Salegentibacter sp. Hel_I_6 region ATGTCTAATCCCCTCAACCTCTATAAGCAAATGTCCATATTTCGCGGTAATTTCAGCCCCGGTTCTTTCTGCCAATGATTGAATGCGGTCAATAGAAATTATATCCGGATCGTAATGAAAGCACAATTGTGGAACCGTATCTTCCTGATCATCTTTTATATGCACTTTTTCAAGACCTTCTTTGGCTTCTAATTCCTCAATAAGTCTTTGTACACAGGTATCTTTTTCATTTGGCACCTGAGGTAGCAGTACCGGAATTTTAAGTTGTAATTTTTTCATTTTAGGTATTGTTTGTTTTATGTTTTTTCAAAAAAGGGAAATGATGTGAAACCAATAATAGAATAAGAAAAGCGGATGTAACACTTCCAATGAGGTACATACCAAACCCAATTGATATACCAACCGCGGCAGTGGCCCAAATTGTAGCTGCGGTAGTCAAACCGGAAATTAAATTTTTCGCGCTATCCCTAAAAATAATTCCTGCACCAAGGAACCCAATACCGGAAACAATATTGGCGACAATGCGGGTTTGGTCAGTTACTTCAATATGAGTATTGATTATTGTAATTAATGCGGCCCCAAGGCAAACGGCTGCATACGTTCTAATTCCTGCCGCATTTCCGTCAATTTCCCTATCGAGTCCTATCAGGACACCTAGTAAAAGAGCGACAAATAATCTCGGTATCAGTGTTATTTCAGTTTGAAAATCCATTGTATTCATCTTGTATTATAAAATATAATAATCTGTTGGCTCTTTCTTTACAGGAACATCTGTTTCACCTATCATTTGTTTAATGTTTATTTCTATCGTTTCGGCCAAATCAGTCATGGGTGTATCCAAAGGGTC contains the following coding sequences:
- a CDS encoding MgtC/SapB family protein; amino-acid sequence: MDFQTEITLIPRLFVALLLGVLIGLDREIDGNAAGIRTYAAVCLGAALITIINTHIEVTDQTRIVANIVSGIGFLGAGIIFRDSAKNLISGLTTAATIWATAAVGISIGFGMYLIGSVTSAFLILLLVSHHFPFLKKHKTNNT